A stretch of Electrophorus electricus isolate fEleEle1 chromosome 3, fEleEle1.pri, whole genome shotgun sequence DNA encodes these proteins:
- the rps29 gene encoding 40S ribosomal protein S29 gives MGHQQLYWSHPRKFGQGSRSCRVCSNRHGLIRKYGLNMCRQCFRQYAKDIGFVKLD, from the exons ATGGGTCACCAGCAGCTCTATTGGAGCCATCCAAGAAAATTCGGTCAGGGATCTCGGTCCTG CCGTGTATGCTCAAACAGACATGGTCTGATCCGCAAATACGGGCTGAACATGTGTCGTCAGTGCTTCAGGCAGTATGCAAAAGACATCGGCTTTGTTAAG cTTGATTAA
- the mgat2 gene encoding alpha-1,6-mannosyl-glycoprotein 2-beta-N-acetylglucosaminyltransferase, translating to MRFRIYKRKVVILTLVFVICGFAFWSSGKQKKGSALFPKEAETVKRSSSSSQSQVTVPVTQKPVNETLPEKVVPKLEVDNTTLVYRGIVFQLNFDQTLRNEEKFRSVRQKDDLVVVVQVHNRPEYLRLLVDSLRKSKGIENILLIFSHDFWSPEINQVVSSIDFCLVLQIFFPFSIQLYPQEFPGNDPRDCPRDISKKDALKLGCINAEYPDSFGHYREAKFSQTKHHWWWKLHFVWDRVRALKDHNGLVLLIEEDHYLAPDFYHLLKLMTSLKWEQCADCDILSLGSYGHIGYASKANRVEVKAWKSTEHNMGMAMNRETYQKLIRCTDTFCTYDDYNWDWSLQHLTVACLPSFWKVMVSEAPRIFHAGDCGMHHKKSTCMPNSQKTKIENILQSSSNQLFPKKLLITKRLPASSAGGEAPHVKNGGWGDIRDHELCKSYLRLH from the coding sequence ATGAGATTCCGAATCTACAAGAGGAAAGTGGTAATACTGACTCTGGTGTTTGTAATTTGTGGATTTGCCTTTTGGAGTAGtgggaagcaaaaaaaaggaagtgcCCTTTTCCCCAAAGAAGCTGAGACTGTTAAAAGGAGCAGCAGtagcagccaatcacaggtcACTGTACCAGTAACTCAAAAACCAGTCAATGAAACACTTCCAGAAAAAGTTGTTCCTAAGCTTGAGGTGGATAATACTACTCTGGTATACCGGGGGATTGTATTCCAGCTCAACTTTGACCAGACCTTGAGAAACGAGGAGAAGTTCCGGTCTGTGCGACAGAAGGATGATCTAGTGGTAGTAGTTCAGGTCCACAACCGCCCAGAGTACCTGAGGCTGCTTGTAGATAGCTTGAGGAAGTCAAAAGGTATTGAGAATATCCTGCTTATATTCAGCCATGACTTCTGGTCCCCCGAGATCAACCAAGTAGTATCATCTATTGATTTCTGCCTTGTTCTCcagattttctttcctttcagcATCCAGCTCTACCCTCAAGAGTTTCCTGGGAATGACCCCAGAGACTGCCCCAGAGACATTTCCAAGAAAGACGCCTTAAAACTGGGTTGCATAAATGCAGAGTACCCAGACTCATTTGGCCACTACCGTGAGGCCAAATTCtcccaaacaaaacaccacTGGTGGTGGAAGCTGCATTTTGTTTGGGACAGAGTCCGTGCATTAAAGGATCACAATGGACTGGTGTTGCTTATTGAGGAGGATCACTACTTGGCCCCAGACTTCTATCATCTTCTCAAGCTCATGACATCTTTGAAGTGGGAGCAGTGCGCTGATTGTGATATTCTTTCACTAGGGAGCTACGGGCACATTGGCTATGCCAGCAAAGCCAACAGGGTGGAGGTGAAGGCCTGGAAATCCACAGAGCACAACATGGGCATGGCCATGAATAGGGAGACATACCAGAAACTCATCCGGTGCACAGACACCTTCTGCACTTATGACGACTACAACTGGGACTGGTCCCTGCAGCACCTCACTGTGGCTTGCCTGCCCAGTTTCTGGAAGGTCATGGTTAGTGAAGCACCTCGCATCTTTCATGCTGGTGATTGTGGTATGCACCATAAGAAGTCAACTTGTATGCCCAACAGTCAGAAGACAAAGatagaaaacattttacagAGCAGCTCAAACCAGCTGTTTCCCAAAAAACTGCTCATCACAAAGAGATTGCCTGCATCAAGTGCTGGTGGAGAGGCCCCTCATGTT